A region from the Kineothrix sp. IPX-CK genome encodes:
- a CDS encoding putative holin-like toxin → MDTYDVLTLLFLGGTFLIALLTYSDRNNK, encoded by the coding sequence ATGGATACATATGACGTCTTGACATTATTGTTTTTAGGCGGTACGTTTCTCATTGCTTTACTTACCTATTCCGATAGGAATAACAAGTAA
- a CDS encoding AAA family ATPase — protein sequence MDFKNFVKEHGLMLKKIEKEKNVSVVINAFGGPGAGKSTASLGIAEELKKLGYAAEYIPEYAKELVWDEDWNMLDGAEEHQFAILQEQIKRIDRLIGKVDFIITDAPILLNQIYHKNLTPEYEQMLRELFGQYDNFNFIVQRNAENFEKIGRIHDLEESLKKDNEIENMLDRYGLYYGIYSHDSVNKVISNVIKTYKKWLAEREARLVEKSYKGIVYVDKHGEGKDTETLYGNSAQDILTTLREKNKSLLKETQYINVYIGELNIDKNMYDNFAKYEIASGKNITPIYLNIPHISDRKEFKALAKTLSENGAKYNKFKNKFYITRDCDLNKFAEFLPVTGYYAEQEAYRQQSRNELDYRIFVGNEMYDNRATIYYNSDEEAIDIFGDDYGVHFPTLSEGETKEIIERFVLPDLKDVKNSNEEIIEYNGKMYSTGQYEVIKRALKDLMTYEQIEVFADPGLKNDLMEELRFALKDGLNIDQVIYIKNSCSEQWQMDFMRYGLQHGVPVEKLQPVIQDTTFNSMKDWTTKRNEIDKLKKELCKKPSLLSKIESKKKALPVADKSLNVREHESVK from the coding sequence ATGGATTTCAAAAATTTTGTAAAAGAACATGGTTTAATGTTGAAAAAAATTGAGAAAGAAAAAAATGTATCTGTAGTTATCAATGCATTTGGAGGACCAGGGGCGGGAAAATCCACAGCTAGTCTTGGAATAGCGGAAGAATTAAAAAAGCTAGGCTATGCGGCAGAATACATTCCGGAATACGCAAAAGAGCTTGTGTGGGATGAGGATTGGAATATGCTGGATGGCGCGGAAGAGCATCAGTTTGCTATCCTTCAGGAACAAATAAAAAGAATTGACCGCCTGATTGGTAAGGTTGATTTTATTATTACCGATGCGCCAATTCTACTTAATCAGATCTATCACAAAAATCTGACACCAGAATATGAACAGATGCTGAGGGAGTTATTTGGGCAGTATGATAACTTTAATTTTATAGTTCAGCGTAATGCGGAAAACTTTGAAAAAATTGGTAGAATCCATGACTTGGAGGAAAGTCTGAAAAAAGATAATGAAATTGAAAATATGTTGGATAGATATGGGCTTTACTATGGGATTTACAGCCATGATTCAGTAAATAAAGTTATTTCAAATGTAATCAAAACATATAAGAAATGGTTAGCGGAAAGAGAAGCACGTCTGGTTGAAAAGTCTTATAAAGGAATTGTATATGTAGATAAGCATGGCGAGGGGAAGGATACAGAAACCCTTTATGGAAACAGTGCACAAGACATTCTCACCACTCTTCGGGAAAAGAACAAAAGTCTTCTAAAAGAAACCCAATATATTAATGTTTACATCGGAGAACTAAATATAGACAAGAATATGTATGATAATTTTGCCAAATATGAGATCGCAAGCGGCAAAAATATTACGCCTATTTATTTAAATATTCCCCACATTTCTGATCGTAAGGAATTTAAAGCATTGGCTAAAACCTTGTCGGAAAACGGTGCAAAATATAATAAGTTTAAAAATAAATTCTATATAACACGAGATTGTGATCTTAATAAATTCGCAGAATTCTTACCTGTTACCGGCTATTATGCAGAACAAGAGGCTTATCGCCAGCAAAGCAGGAATGAGCTGGATTATAGAATCTTCGTGGGAAATGAGATGTATGATAATAGAGCCACGATTTATTATAATTCCGATGAGGAAGCCATTGACATATTTGGTGATGATTATGGAGTACATTTTCCAACACTTAGTGAAGGTGAAACGAAAGAGATAATTGAACGCTTTGTTCTGCCCGATTTAAAGGATGTTAAGAACTCAAATGAGGAAATAATCGAATATAATGGAAAAATGTATTCTACGGGGCAATATGAGGTTATTAAGCGGGCCTTGAAGGATCTCATGACATATGAGCAAATAGAGGTATTCGCTGATCCTGGATTAAAGAATGATTTAATGGAAGAATTAAGATTTGCTTTAAAGGATGGCTTAAATATAGATCAAGTAATCTATATAAAAAATAGTTGTTCTGAGCAGTGGCAAATGGATTTCATGAGATATGGCCTGCAGCATGGAGTACCAGTGGAAAAACTGCAGCCTGTTATACAAGATACTACTTTTAATTCCATGAAAGACTGGACAACAAAAAGAAATGAGATAGATAAGCTGAAAAAGGAGTTATGTAAAAAGCCTTCTCTACTTTCAAAGATTGAAAGCAAGAAGAAAGCGCTGCCCGTAGCAGATAAGTCCTTAAATGTGAGAGAACATGAATCCGTAAAGTAA
- a CDS encoding DEAD/DEAH box helicase family protein yields the protein MEFLDFAAKLYKYPFSEQILIYAQRPDATACASLEQWNEIMHCWVNKGSKGIALIDEESDSGNGLKYVFDISDVHKARGIGRYPYLWIMREDHKGVVVNQLEKTYGSTNGTNIFEDRLIEIADHITEEFYDDIISQVNYVSEGRFFEKLDEQNAVLRIKETLSSNIAYMLLSRCGADMEKYRTALDFSHIHNFNTVETLSVIGSATTDLSKPILIEIGRAIRAYEREITVRDRQEGNFKEIILENESDMYYNALKRKSEMEPAQSEYSHVKRSDEYEVEIRGERGLPNTSDYVGRAAGGNTDQIRTPAQELSEGEQEGDLYGAVTEWKSHEPLAYAAGTSRRENGTSDRADESERGRDRAAQSNRSDVMGAEDEQHQTLSGGNRTDGTDIQLNTAGSEPGDDTSSGFSLTDYERGILRYDKFLIHKRPEIAGYLLTELDEAKQRDYLKRCYKLEEYTEFYIGIKKQRAGYRADTDGITMWMGNYLSRTAETRASWEEVRNKVCSFIEKGTYLAPRENISQEEYQQLSLFPSVEEQVEIILAAEASKKYTPPDIFSVQEQDVDLLRPYPETETAPAEKEILKIDKASAVNFRITYERSEQNSENKKLGFSPKEKYKQNIAAIRVLDQIESEHRLATTQEQEILSRYVGWGGLADVFDETKAGWANEYQELKSILSLEEYASARGSTLNAHYTSPAIIKGIYHVMDRMGFEKGNILEPAMGIGNFFGMLPEKMKASGLYGVELDSITGRIARQLYPHADIKIIGFEKTEFPNDFFDVAIGNIPFGQYKVADRVYDKHNFLIHDYFFAKTLEKVRPGGILAFITSKGTMDKQSPAVRKYLAQRAELLGAIRLPNNAFKENAGTEVTSDLIFLKKRDRIIDHEPDWVHLSENEDSIVMNDYFVEHPEMILGKMEMISGPYGMEATCTPDADIPFVEQLYNAVEQIKGTIDTIELDEFDDELARESLPADPNVQNYSYTIVGKRAYYRENSIMKPVEVSESMEQRIIRMVGLRECTQELIYLQLNDFPDSMIKSKQTELNKLYDVFSKEYGLINSQTNKRAFNQDSSYCLLCSLEKLDEEGNFNGKADMFTKRTIKKQVVVTQVDTASEALAVSLSEKAKVDLAFMASLTEKNEEDITKELAGVIFLNPVTDKWVTADEYLSGNVREKMEVAKTFAENNPTYGINVASLEKVQPKELDASEIEVRIGATWIAPEYLVDFMRETFETPNYLFDRNVVGVQYSDVTGQWNIKGKNADRGNALTNVTYGTGRKNAYEILEDSLNLRDSRIFDIVIEDGKEKRVLNKKETMLSSQKQEAIREVFKDWVFKEPVRRQTLCDKYNVLFNSTRPREYDGSHLKFPGMTPDIILKPHQKNAVAHVLYGDNTLLAHCVGAGKTFEMTAAAMESKRLGLCQKSLFVVPNHLTEQWASDFLRLYPGANILAATKKDFEPANRKKFCSRIATGDYDAVIIGHSQFEKIPLSTERQIAIVENQIREIEMAIEAVKDAKGERYTIKQMEKTKKSLSARLCRLNDATRKDNVVTFEQLGVDRLFVDESHNYKNLFLYTKMRNVAGIAQTEAQKSSDMFAKCQYLDELTGGKGITFATGTPISNSMTELYTNMRYLQYHTLQKMGLGHFDSWAAAFGETQTVIELAPEGTGYRAKTRFAKFFNLPELISLFKESADIQTPDMLNLPIPKAEYINEVLKPSDYQKDMVKSLAERAEKVRDRQVEPHVDNMLKITNDGRKLALDQRLINDMLPDEEQSKSSVCVENSYRIWEESKEDKSAQILFCDLSTPKGGGSFNVYENIRNKLIEKGVPKEDISFIHEANTEIRKAELFAKVRSGQVRFLLGSTQKMGAGTNVQDRLIALHHLDVPWRPSDIEQQEGRILRQGNLNPKVKIFRYVTEGTFDSYSWQLIENKQKFIGQIMTSKSPVRSCEDIDEAALTYAEVKALATGNPYIKEKMDLDIQVSRLKLLKANHTSQRYRLEDNIAKNYPQQITTLKERLAGYQLDIKTYQQNRPVDKDSFSMLIGGKTYNDKKEAGTALISICKEIKETNAAVAIGEYLGLKMNVVFDSFYAKYTVCLKGKLTHDVEVGSDPLGNVQRLNNALDSMANKESDLRQVLDNVEHQLDTAKMEVNKPFAQEIDLNEKISRLNELNAILNMDKTENFDVDIDVAEECNEESIISNLGSESIISKLNQKKQQVELYAPQLSKEKGMEKYC from the coding sequence ATGGAGTTTCTTGACTTCGCAGCAAAATTATACAAATATCCATTTTCTGAACAAATCCTTATTTATGCCCAAAGGCCGGATGCGACTGCTTGTGCTTCTCTGGAACAATGGAATGAAATAATGCATTGTTGGGTGAATAAGGGCTCAAAAGGCATAGCTTTGATTGATGAAGAATCAGATAGTGGAAACGGGCTGAAATATGTCTTTGATATATCCGATGTGCATAAGGCGAGGGGAATCGGGCGTTATCCCTATCTGTGGATTATGCGGGAAGATCATAAGGGGGTGGTCGTAAATCAGCTTGAAAAAACTTATGGGAGTACCAACGGAACAAATATCTTCGAGGACCGATTAATTGAGATTGCAGATCATATAACTGAAGAATTTTATGATGATATTATTTCACAAGTGAATTATGTGAGCGAAGGCAGATTTTTTGAGAAGCTTGACGAGCAGAACGCAGTACTTCGGATAAAAGAAACTTTATCTTCCAACATTGCTTATATGCTGCTGTCAAGGTGCGGTGCTGATATGGAGAAGTACAGGACGGCGCTTGACTTTAGCCATATCCATAATTTTAATACTGTAGAAACTCTATCTGTTATCGGCAGTGCCACCACCGATCTATCAAAACCTATTCTTATAGAAATTGGAAGGGCTATAAGAGCGTATGAAAGAGAAATTACAGTTCGGGATAGGCAAGAAGGAAATTTCAAAGAAATAATACTTGAAAATGAGTCTGATATGTACTATAATGCTTTAAAGCGTAAAAGCGAAATGGAGCCGGCACAAAGTGAATATTCTCATGTAAAAAGGAGCGATGAATATGAAGTTGAAATACGAGGAGAACGGGGATTACCTAATACCTCAGATTATGTTGGACGAGCAGCCGGAGGGAACACTGACCAAATACGGACTCCTGCGCAAGAATTATCTGAAGGAGAACAAGAAGGGGATTTATACGGGGCTGTTACTGAATGGAAATCTCATGAGCCACTTGCTTACGCTGCAGGAACAAGCAGAAGAGAGAATGGAACTTCTGACAGAGCAGATGAAAGTGAGAGAGGGCGTGACAGAGCAGCTCAAAGCAACAGATCAGATGTTATGGGTGCAGAAGATGAACAACATCAGACACTCAGCGGAGGAAATCGTACTGACGGAACTGATATACAACTAAATACAGCGGGGAGTGAGCCGGGCGATGATACATCGTCCGGTTTTTCTCTTACTGATTATGAGCGTGGTATTTTGCGTTATGATAAGTTTTTGATACATAAACGCCCAGAGATTGCCGGGTATCTGCTAACTGAGCTAGATGAAGCAAAACAGCGGGATTATTTAAAAAGATGCTATAAGTTGGAGGAATACACCGAATTTTATATCGGTATCAAAAAACAGCGTGCCGGGTACCGGGCAGATACTGATGGAATCACTATGTGGATGGGAAATTATTTGAGCCGGACAGCAGAAACCAGGGCATCATGGGAGGAAGTGCGAAACAAGGTCTGCTCCTTTATTGAGAAGGGCACGTACCTTGCTCCTAGAGAGAATATCTCACAGGAGGAATATCAGCAGCTTAGCCTTTTTCCAAGTGTAGAGGAACAGGTGGAGATTATTTTGGCGGCGGAAGCAAGTAAAAAATATACGCCTCCCGATATTTTTTCTGTTCAAGAGCAGGATGTTGACTTACTAAGACCGTATCCGGAAACAGAAACGGCACCGGCGGAGAAAGAAATTTTAAAAATAGATAAAGCGAGTGCGGTTAATTTCCGAATTACCTATGAAAGAAGTGAGCAAAATTCAGAAAACAAAAAGCTAGGATTCTCCCCAAAAGAAAAGTATAAGCAGAACATTGCAGCAATTCGCGTTTTAGACCAGATTGAGAGTGAGCACCGACTTGCAACAACACAAGAACAAGAAATTTTATCCCGCTATGTGGGGTGGGGGGGTCTTGCCGATGTCTTTGACGAAACTAAAGCAGGGTGGGCAAATGAATACCAGGAACTAAAAAGCATATTGTCTTTGGAAGAATATGCATCGGCAAGGGGAAGCACCTTGAATGCCCACTACACAAGTCCTGCTATTATTAAAGGTATTTATCATGTAATGGATAGAATGGGATTTGAAAAGGGAAATATTTTAGAACCGGCAATGGGCATAGGCAATTTTTTTGGCATGCTGCCAGAGAAAATGAAAGCTAGCGGGTTGTACGGAGTGGAGCTCGACAGCATAACAGGGCGTATTGCAAGGCAGCTTTATCCGCATGCTGACATTAAGATAATCGGCTTTGAAAAGACTGAATTCCCTAATGATTTCTTTGATGTAGCAATCGGAAATATCCCTTTTGGTCAGTATAAAGTGGCTGATAGGGTATATGATAAGCATAATTTCCTAATTCACGATTATTTTTTTGCGAAAACATTAGAAAAAGTTAGGCCGGGTGGCATACTTGCTTTCATCACATCGAAGGGAACAATGGATAAGCAAAGTCCGGCTGTGCGTAAATACCTTGCACAGAGGGCGGAATTATTGGGCGCAATACGGCTTCCAAACAACGCATTTAAAGAAAATGCGGGAACCGAGGTCACATCAGATCTTATCTTTCTTAAGAAGCGAGACCGGATAATCGACCATGAGCCAGATTGGGTACATTTATCGGAGAACGAAGATAGTATTGTTATGAATGACTATTTTGTGGAACACCCGGAAATGATTCTGGGGAAAATGGAAATGATCTCCGGTCCTTACGGAATGGAGGCAACCTGCACCCCGGATGCAGATATTCCATTTGTAGAACAGCTTTATAATGCAGTGGAGCAGATTAAGGGAACCATAGATACCATAGAGCTTGATGAGTTTGACGATGAGCTGGCAAGAGAGAGTTTACCTGCAGATCCGAATGTGCAGAACTACAGTTACACAATTGTAGGAAAAAGAGCATACTACCGGGAAAATTCAATAATGAAACCTGTGGAAGTGTCTGAGTCGATGGAACAACGGATTATTAGAATGGTAGGTTTAAGGGAATGTACGCAGGAGCTTATTTATCTGCAATTAAATGATTTTCCAGATTCTATGATAAAAAGTAAGCAAACAGAGCTAAATAAACTATATGATGTCTTTTCAAAAGAATATGGGTTAATAAATTCTCAGACCAATAAAAGAGCATTTAATCAAGACTCCAGTTATTGCTTACTTTGTTCATTGGAGAAGCTAGATGAAGAAGGAAACTTCAACGGCAAAGCGGATATGTTCACCAAGCGCACCATAAAAAAACAGGTAGTAGTTACTCAGGTAGATACCGCAAGTGAAGCTCTGGCCGTATCCCTTTCTGAAAAGGCAAAGGTTGATTTAGCCTTTATGGCTTCATTAACGGAAAAAAACGAAGAAGATATAACAAAGGAGCTTGCCGGAGTAATTTTTTTAAATCCAGTAACGGATAAATGGGTAACTGCAGACGAATATCTTAGTGGGAATGTTAGGGAGAAAATGGAAGTTGCAAAAACTTTCGCTGAAAATAACCCTACATATGGCATAAATGTAGCTTCTTTGGAAAAGGTTCAGCCTAAAGAGTTAGATGCATCAGAAATTGAGGTGCGTATCGGGGCAACGTGGATTGCTCCGGAATATCTTGTGGATTTTATGCGGGAAACTTTTGAAACGCCTAATTATCTGTTTGATCGTAATGTTGTTGGAGTACAGTATTCCGATGTAACTGGACAGTGGAATATCAAAGGAAAAAATGCTGACAGAGGCAATGCCCTTACGAATGTCACTTACGGAACCGGCAGGAAAAATGCTTATGAAATATTAGAAGATTCCTTAAATCTTCGTGATAGTAGGATATTTGATATCGTTATAGAGGATGGAAAGGAAAAGCGGGTATTAAACAAAAAGGAAACCATGCTTTCAAGTCAAAAGCAGGAAGCAATCAGAGAAGTCTTTAAGGATTGGGTATTCAAAGAACCGGTTAGAAGACAGACTTTGTGTGATAAATACAATGTACTGTTTAACTCTACTCGTCCGAGGGAATACGACGGAAGCCATTTGAAATTTCCTGGTATGACTCCGGATATTATCCTAAAACCACACCAGAAAAATGCAGTGGCGCATGTTCTATACGGAGATAATACGCTGCTTGCCCACTGTGTAGGAGCAGGAAAGACTTTTGAAATGACCGCTGCGGCAATGGAGAGTAAGCGTCTTGGATTGTGCCAAAAAAGCCTTTTTGTAGTGCCAAACCATTTAACAGAGCAGTGGGCAAGTGATTTTTTGCGGTTATATCCCGGGGCTAATATACTTGCTGCCACGAAGAAAGACTTTGAACCAGCTAACCGTAAGAAGTTCTGTTCTAGAATTGCAACCGGAGATTATGATGCGGTTATTATCGGGCATTCACAGTTTGAAAAAATTCCCCTTTCTACAGAACGGCAGATAGCCATTGTGGAGAATCAGATCCGCGAGATTGAAATGGCAATTGAAGCGGTCAAGGATGCAAAAGGAGAGCGCTATACTATTAAGCAGATGGAAAAGACGAAGAAATCACTATCTGCCCGTTTATGCCGCTTAAACGATGCTACAAGGAAGGATAATGTGGTTACATTTGAGCAGTTGGGTGTAGACAGGCTGTTTGTAGATGAAAGCCATAACTACAAAAATCTGTTTCTTTACACTAAAATGCGAAACGTGGCGGGTATTGCGCAGACAGAAGCACAAAAATCATCGGATATGTTTGCGAAGTGTCAGTATTTAGATGAACTGACGGGTGGAAAGGGTATTACTTTTGCCACTGGAACACCAATCAGCAATAGTATGACAGAGTTATACACCAATATGCGTTATCTCCAATACCATACCTTACAGAAAATGGGACTTGGACATTTTGACAGTTGGGCGGCGGCCTTTGGGGAAACACAGACCGTTATAGAGCTTGCTCCGGAGGGAACGGGATACCGGGCAAAGACAAGGTTTGCAAAATTCTTTAATCTGCCGGAATTAATATCTCTGTTCAAGGAAAGTGCAGACATTCAAACGCCGGATATGTTAAATTTACCAATACCCAAGGCGGAGTATATCAATGAAGTATTAAAACCTAGCGATTACCAGAAGGATATGGTGAAGTCTCTTGCGGAACGTGCGGAAAAAGTACGTGACCGGCAGGTGGAACCTCATGTTGACAATATGCTCAAAATTACTAATGACGGAAGAAAATTGGCATTAGACCAGCGGCTCATCAACGACATGCTGCCCGATGAGGAACAATCAAAATCTTCGGTATGTGTGGAAAATAGCTATCGTATATGGGAAGAGAGTAAAGAGGATAAGTCAGCACAGATTCTTTTCTGTGATTTATCTACTCCAAAAGGTGGTGGTAGTTTTAATGTGTATGAGAATATAAGGAATAAGCTGATAGAAAAAGGTGTACCAAAAGAGGATATTTCTTTTATTCATGAAGCCAATACGGAAATACGAAAAGCGGAGTTGTTCGCAAAAGTAAGAAGCGGGCAGGTTCGCTTTTTACTTGGCTCTACCCAGAAGATGGGAGCAGGAACGAATGTCCAGGATAGACTGATTGCTTTGCACCACCTGGATGTGCCTTGGCGGCCGTCAGATATTGAACAGCAGGAGGGAAGAATTTTACGCCAGGGCAATCTGAATCCTAAAGTCAAGATTTTCCGCTATGTGACAGAAGGAACCTTTGACAGTTACTCTTGGCAGCTTATTGAAAACAAGCAGAAATTCATTGGACAGATTATGACGAGTAAAAGCCCGGTTCGAAGCTGTGAGGACATTGACGAAGCTGCACTTACCTATGCGGAGGTTAAGGCCCTAGCAACAGGAAATCCCTACATCAAGGAGAAAATGGACTTGGACATACAGGTGTCAAGGCTGAAGCTTCTAAAGGCGAACCATACCAGTCAGCGTTATCGTCTGGAGGACAATATTGCAAAGAATTATCCACAGCAGATTACTACATTAAAGGAGAGA
- a CDS encoding CD1108 family mobile element protein — protein MPDYEINAQDKIVQKMSRDGLVQENLVTGEQENVSSKKADFEYNALKGAEKAINVTADFHDFRKQYSSSGSEEPEEDTSESDSTYKSSYEQERTETHQKTKDGKKTESEDQNTNERKFNRQKGKSSSQSEENVNDKDSNYKFIRDVKQIGVTEEEPFKNKYAKKLEKYDKKIFKADAKVEKRKKKLPGQYRLKFEKVYSINEKDEIKIEGRLKFSKERYSKKQYNSIKTNKRFKRQALHETTKSAGWRSWSQIRRDNRDEVHESELDNVKSAWHKGKRQLKKSQKIIEKYRNPYAKLDRANSKASYYRLRRDEIEYKGLPKEQKQLQKQLQKKKYKKAAIQKSMEQGGQRVLRHRNLFTRAKDAIVRLVKAVKTFFTLASSLLTIIIIIFSLIIGIFILAFLAIGMGGEAIIKSTYQAGYDQISDCTAYMKKLETDLEERISKIETEEYPDCYEYIYNLGDINHNPIELISYLAAKYVEFDLEKCQEEIDSIFEEMYTLTIEIKEEPRERAMRDEYGEIIYDSEGNPVMETFMARICYITLEVKPLEDIINERLDTDQKESFDTYMLSSGGQQVYANCLPDDWGSLISSKFGERIHPVTGERSFHTGIDIAVPEGTSLYSSCAGTVTTSAYSDTAGNYIIVTMDNGWSIKYMHLSSREVTAGDTVLRGQFLGETGNTGRSTGAHLHLEVRDANDNPIDPTFMIPSSSVVIENK, from the coding sequence ATGCCGGATTATGAAATAAATGCTCAGGATAAGATTGTACAAAAGATGTCCAGGGATGGACTTGTGCAGGAAAATCTTGTAACCGGCGAGCAGGAAAATGTCAGCTCTAAAAAAGCGGATTTTGAATATAACGCTTTAAAGGGTGCAGAAAAAGCAATCAATGTGACTGCGGATTTTCATGATTTTAGAAAGCAATATTCTTCCTCTGGTTCGGAGGAGCCGGAGGAAGATACTTCTGAAAGCGATTCAACGTATAAAAGCTCCTATGAACAAGAAAGAACAGAAACGCATCAGAAAACCAAGGATGGAAAGAAGACGGAATCTGAAGATCAAAATACAAATGAGAGGAAGTTCAATCGGCAAAAAGGAAAATCTTCTAGTCAATCTGAGGAAAATGTCAATGATAAAGATTCTAATTATAAATTTATCCGTGATGTAAAGCAGATTGGAGTAACAGAGGAAGAACCATTTAAAAATAAATATGCGAAAAAGCTTGAAAAATATGATAAGAAAATATTTAAAGCTGATGCTAAGGTAGAAAAACGGAAAAAAAAGCTTCCGGGGCAATATCGGCTCAAGTTTGAAAAAGTATATAGTATAAATGAAAAAGATGAAATTAAAATTGAAGGAAGGCTTAAGTTTAGCAAAGAGAGATATTCAAAAAAGCAATATAATTCTATAAAAACTAATAAGCGTTTTAAAAGGCAGGCCCTACATGAGACAACTAAAAGTGCAGGATGGCGTAGTTGGTCACAAATCCGAAGGGATAACCGTGATGAGGTTCATGAATCAGAATTGGATAATGTAAAAAGTGCATGGCATAAAGGGAAAAGACAGCTTAAGAAGTCTCAAAAAATTATAGAAAAATATAGAAATCCTTATGCAAAGCTTGACCGCGCTAATAGTAAAGCAAGCTATTATAGACTTAGGCGTGATGAAATCGAATATAAAGGACTGCCTAAGGAGCAGAAGCAACTTCAAAAGCAGCTTCAGAAGAAAAAATACAAGAAAGCAGCTATACAAAAGAGCATGGAACAGGGAGGACAACGAGTTCTCAGACACCGCAACTTATTTACCCGAGCTAAAGATGCTATTGTAAGGCTGGTAAAAGCCGTAAAAACCTTCTTTACTCTAGCCAGTTCTCTTTTGACGATTATAATTATTATTTTTTCACTCATAATAGGAATCTTTATTCTTGCCTTTCTTGCAATCGGAATGGGCGGTGAAGCCATTATTAAAAGCACCTATCAGGCGGGATACGATCAAATATCGGACTGTACCGCATATATGAAAAAGCTGGAAACAGATTTGGAAGAGAGAATCAGCAAAATTGAGACAGAAGAATATCCCGATTGCTACGAATATATCTATAATTTAGGTGATATCAATCATAATCCGATTGAGCTTATTAGTTATCTGGCTGCAAAATATGTAGAGTTTGATTTGGAAAAATGCCAGGAAGAGATAGATTCCATATTTGAGGAAATGTATACCCTCACCATAGAAATAAAAGAGGAACCGAGGGAGCGTGCCATGCGGGATGAATACGGAGAAATCATCTATGATTCCGAAGGAAATCCGGTAATGGAAACTTTTATGGCCAGAATCTGTTACATAACGCTTGAAGTCAAGCCCTTGGAAGATATTATCAATGAACGCTTAGATACTGACCAGAAGGAATCCTTTGACACGTATATGCTTTCCAGCGGCGGACAGCAGGTATACGCAAACTGTCTGCCCGATGATTGGGGTTCCCTGATCAGCAGTAAGTTTGGCGAACGTATACATCCGGTAACAGGTGAACGTTCCTTTCATACCGGAATTGATATAGCAGTTCCCGAAGGGACGTCTTTATATTCTTCTTGTGCGGGAACGGTAACAACATCGGCTTACAGCGATACGGCCGGAAATTATATCATTGTCACAATGGATAACGGATGGAGCATTAAATATATGCACCTTTCATCCAGAGAAGTGACAGCGGGAGATACCGTTCTGCGGGGACAATTCCTGGGAGAAACAGGAAATACGGGGAGGAGCACTGGAGCACACTTACATCTTGAAGTAAGGGATGCGAATGATAATCCCATAGATCCCACTTTTATGATTCCCAGCAGCTCGGTAGTCATTGAGAATAAATAA
- a CDS encoding CD1107 family mobile element protein has translation MKSIKIFMICSVMLLGTYLFSLQAEAAEVAEANNNLTTITVGASDDESGSLMYAIDSDDPNAFGSSNEFVVESGSSHVVYVKDAAGNISSQVVSAPIEKVGIEVTIGQDGTDTAVATASAGKTVGEAAEKGGGTVGETTITDGSSSAEKIFYTITTKNENVFYMVIDNTRSQDNVYLLNQVTEEDLLALTEGADAKKTKETLFGSSADENTETVSNTEVQEAESKKETQDKKSDLPIIILVVVIVGGVYYYLKIYKPKKAEEMDLADAMDIDEFETEEESEGDEIVFEEEEAKNRLLRKITDEAMEGEIVDLSVKNSLTEEDEIFLNKRIEDFETEIATADNDETNTNLEEDE, from the coding sequence ATGAAGAGTATAAAAATATTCATGATATGCAGCGTGATGCTGTTAGGTACTTATTTATTTTCTTTACAAGCGGAAGCGGCTGAGGTCGCAGAAGCTAATAATAATTTAACGACTATTACAGTAGGAGCATCGGATGATGAATCGGGCAGTTTGATGTATGCGATTGATTCGGATGACCCGAACGCATTCGGATCATCTAATGAATTTGTTGTAGAATCCGGGAGCAGCCATGTTGTGTATGTAAAAGATGCTGCCGGAAATATATCCAGTCAGGTGGTTTCGGCACCAATAGAAAAAGTGGGAATAGAGGTAACCATAGGACAAGACGGTACGGATACGGCAGTAGCCACGGCAAGCGCCGGAAAAACAGTTGGCGAAGCCGCGGAAAAGGGAGGTGGAACAGTTGGTGAGACAACCATAACAGATGGAAGCAGCTCCGCAGAGAAAATATTTTATACCATAACCACTAAAAATGAAAACGTATTTTACATGGTAATCGATAATACTCGTTCGCAGGACAATGTGTATCTGCTCAATCAGGTAACAGAAGAGGATTTATTAGCATTAACAGAGGGAGCAGATGCTAAGAAGACCAAAGAGACATTATTTGGCAGTTCAGCGGATGAGAATACGGAAACAGTGTCAAATACGGAAGTGCAGGAAGCAGAGTCAAAGAAGGAAACGCAGGACAAAAAGAGCGATCTGCCAATTATTATTCTTGTTGTAGTAATTGTTGGCGGCGTTTATTACTATCTGAAAATCTACAAGCCCAAAAAAGCGGAAGAAATGGATCTGGCTGATGCAATGGATATTGATGAATTTGAGACAGAAGAGGAGTCGGAAGGAGATGAGATTGTCTTTGAAGAAGAGGAAGCAAAAAACAGGTTGCTAAGGAAAATTACCGATGAAGCGATGGAAGGAGAAATTGTAGACCTTTCAGTAAAAAATTCCTTAACGGAGGAAGATGAGATATTTTTAAATAAAAGGATTGAGGACTTTGAAACAGAAATTGCAACTGCTGATAATGATGAAACAAACACTAACTTGGAGGAGGATGAATGA